Proteins from one Acropora muricata isolate sample 2 chromosome 9, ASM3666990v1, whole genome shotgun sequence genomic window:
- the LOC136927460 gene encoding contactin-associated protein-like 2, giving the protein MVEELSLDLQTLECLSFNLAAHPDSNGFYQCDLLASDKYRAAAKDFQANGAFHHYSPWSLCRQTPCQNGGTCIPSYELNSYHCICAPGFAAFHCERKGKSCSEIKHYSPQATSGSYVIDRDEEGSHGPFTVFCDMTDKNGVGVTIISHDSEARTHVKGYEESGSYVRNVHYTATGLTDVSQLAFLADVSTHCEQFIKYECRKTALFRYNSGWWVSRNGAKMTYWGGATPADHNKCACGVTSPNSCASTAYGCNCDKNDGTFREDSGLLKRKSHLPVIQLRFGDTGHSGEEGFHTLGKLKCYGMQ; this is encoded by the exons ATGGTAGAAGAACTTTCCCTAGATTTACAGACGTTAGAG TGTCTTTCGTTCAACTTGGCGGCTCATCCTGACTCAAACGGTTTCTATCAGTGTGACTTGTTAGCTTCTGACAAATACAGGGCAGCAGCAAAGGACTTTCAAGCGAACGGTGCCTTCCATCATTACAGCCCATGG TCTCTATGCCGACAAactccttgccaaaatggcggTACCTGTATTCCAAGCTATGAGCTGAACTCTTATCACTGTATTTGTGCGCCTGGATTTGCTGCCTTTCATTGTGAACGTAAAG GAAAATCCTGCAGTGAAATCAAACATTACAGTCCACAGGCTACAAGTGGCTCTTATGTCATCGATCGCGATGAAGAGGGAAGCCATGGACCGTTCACTGTATTTTGTGACATGACTGACAAGAATGGAGTTGGCGTGACAATCATCAGTCACGACAGTGAGGCGAGAACGCACGTGAAAGGCTATGAGGAAAGTGGGAGTTATGTTCGCAACGTCCATTACACAGCAACAGGCCTAACTGATGTTTCACAACTGGCTTTCCTCGCGGACGTGTCCACTCATTGCGAGCAGTTTATCAAGTACGAGTGTCGTAAAACCGCCCTTTTTCGCTACAACTCTGGCTGGTGGGTGTCAAGAAATGGAGCCAAAATGACCTACTGGGGAGGAGCCACACCAGCTGACCacaacaaatgcgcatgcggCGTTACGTCACCCAACTCCTGCGCAAGCACGGCTTATGGGTGTAACTGCGATAAAAACGACGGCACGTTTCGTGAGGACAGCGGTCTCCTCAAAAGAAAGTCCCACCTTCCCGTGATACAGTTGAGATTCGGAGACACCGGCCATAGTGGTGAGGAAGGTTTCCACACGCTTGGAAAGCTGAAGTGTTACGGcatgcaataa